The nucleotide window TTCGAAAGGTTTAAACCCGGGGGAATGAATTCAACGTTAAGGTGTGACACCCTATGGAGACCCAGCCGAAGAAGTGGAGCAAGGCGAAGAAGCTCTCCCTCATCCACAGCAAGAGGAGACTCCTCCAGCTCAAGCGAAAGGAGGAGCTTAGCCACAACATCCGCTACATAGGCAAGGTTCCGGTGGAGATAGTCATGGACAGGGACTTCGTCAGGGTTAAGCCGGCGGATTCCCTCGTGAACCTGATAGCACTCCTCCGGGACGAGGAGAGCTCTGCGGTGGTCGTCGATGACTCCGGCAGGCTGATAGGCTTCGTCACGATGAAGGACATACTCCACTTCTTCGCGCCGCCGAGGCACCATTCGGTCGTTGGGCTCTCGCTGCTCAAACGCTACTCCGTTAGCAGGGCGACCCGGGTGGAGGACATCATGGTGACGAGGCCGATAACAATCAATTTAAAGGACGACCTCGGTAGCGCAATAAGCGTCATGCTGGAGAGCGGGAAGCACCACCTCCCGGTCGTGGATGACGATGGAAAGGTTCACGGCATCCTTGAGGTCAAGGACATAATCCGGCTCATAAGGCTTGTCTCGCTGTGAGGTGTTTCAATGGACCCGTTCCTGGAGCTCGCG belongs to Thermococcus sp. AM4 and includes:
- a CDS encoding HPP family protein, which encodes METQPKKWSKAKKLSLIHSKRRLLQLKRKEELSHNIRYIGKVPVEIVMDRDFVRVKPADSLVNLIALLRDEESSAVVVDDSGRLIGFVTMKDILHFFAPPRHHSVVGLSLLKRYSVSRATRVEDIMVTRPITINLKDDLGSAISVMLESGKHHLPVVDDDGKVHGILEVKDIIRLIRLVSL